One Cytobacillus luteolus genomic window carries:
- a CDS encoding DUF5698 domain-containing protein gives MYDIILIFLLQLILVPILSLRIIFVVKNLSLLASIFGFMEALIYVFGLSIVFSGEQSIAEMLVYALGFGIGIFIGGFVEQKLAIGYTTLTVNLLHENSELVTKLRNDGFGVTVFEGMGRDSVRYQLQILTSRSLEEKVINMISLADPHAFIISYEPRKFKGGYLLKSMKKKAKGTVKVN, from the coding sequence ATGTACGATATCATCCTCATTTTTTTACTACAGCTTATTCTAGTTCCCATCTTATCGCTTCGAATCATTTTTGTAGTTAAGAATCTTAGTCTACTTGCTTCTATTTTTGGATTCATGGAAGCTCTAATTTATGTGTTCGGTTTATCCATTGTTTTCAGTGGAGAGCAAAGTATAGCAGAAATGCTTGTTTACGCACTAGGTTTTGGAATTGGTATTTTTATTGGTGGGTTTGTTGAACAAAAACTTGCAATAGGTTATACAACCTTAACTGTGAATCTTTTACATGAAAATAGTGAACTCGTTACTAAGCTTAGAAATGATGGGTTTGGTGTGACTGTATTTGAAGGGATGGGTCGAGATAGTGTTCGATATCAGCTTCAAATTCTAACTAGCAGGAGCCTGGAGGAAAAAGTAATAAATATGATTAGCCTAGCAGATCCCCATGCTTTTATCATTTCTTATGAACCTAGGAAGTTTAAGGGAGGATATTTACTTAAGTCTATGAAGAAAAAGGCAAAGGGCACAGTGAAAGTTAATTGA
- a CDS encoding F510_1955 family glycosylhydrolase, translating to MKSVLAIISIIVIAGFLAACGDSEQKSNLAKEPINNQEETSQEESNQLGEESETSDPSKVNPIEQHPNFEPFDGKIDHIHGLGYAGNQNAIFFATHDGIKVYSNGSWHKTKTENNDYMGFNAVEQGFFTSGHPGKDSGLPNPFGVLKSFDNGETLESLGLLGETDFHLLGVGYKSNVIYALPPNNNSKMKAGELYVSENLAETWERVEAENLGGNLFLFAAHPTNSSLVAIAGEQGIYFSKDKGQSFELITEGMQGTTVFFDQENLWYGGFDGNPKLIKKSLKDGSEIEMQLPELKNDAVMYLAQNPQNPLEAVFSSFNGDIFISTDGASSWKQLVKSGALQ from the coding sequence GTGAAAAGTGTCTTAGCGATAATAAGTATAATAGTTATAGCAGGATTCCTAGCTGCATGTGGAGACAGTGAACAGAAAAGTAACCTTGCAAAAGAGCCTATAAATAATCAAGAAGAGACGTCTCAGGAAGAGTCTAATCAGCTAGGTGAGGAATCAGAAACTAGTGATCCATCTAAAGTTAATCCAATTGAACAGCATCCAAACTTTGAACCATTTGATGGAAAAATAGATCATATTCATGGCCTAGGTTATGCAGGCAACCAAAATGCCATTTTCTTTGCAACTCATGACGGCATAAAGGTGTATTCAAATGGTAGCTGGCATAAAACAAAAACAGAGAATAATGACTATATGGGATTTAATGCGGTAGAACAAGGATTCTTCACAAGTGGTCACCCTGGAAAAGATTCTGGACTACCAAATCCATTTGGTGTGTTGAAGAGCTTTGATAATGGTGAAACATTAGAGAGTCTTGGCTTATTAGGGGAAACCGATTTCCACCTACTTGGAGTAGGTTATAAATCAAATGTAATTTATGCTTTACCTCCAAACAATAACTCGAAAATGAAAGCGGGAGAACTATATGTTAGTGAAAATCTTGCTGAGACATGGGAGAGGGTAGAAGCGGAGAATCTAGGTGGAAATCTATTCTTATTTGCAGCTCACCCTACTAATTCAAGTCTTGTAGCAATAGCGGGAGAACAAGGTATCTATTTTTCAAAAGACAAAGGACAAAGCTTTGAACTAATAACTGAAGGAATGCAAGGAACCACTGTCTTCTTTGACCAAGAGAATCTATGGTACGGAGGATTTGATGGCAATCCTAAATTAATAAAGAAATCACTCAAAGATGGAAGTGAAATAGAGATGCAACTTCCTGAATTAAAGAATGATGCAGTTATGTACTTGGCTCAAAATCCCCAAAATCCACTAGAGGCTGTTTTCTCAAGCTTTAATGGTGATATTTTTATTTCAACAGATGGAGCAAGTTCATGGAAACAATTGGTCAAAAGCGGGGCACTTCAATAA